Proteins from a genomic interval of Trifolium pratense cultivar HEN17-A07 linkage group LG6, ARS_RC_1.1, whole genome shotgun sequence:
- the LOC123893266 gene encoding probable F-box protein At1g44080 encodes MEVAVDWGNLEALPLSLIFDKLVERIDHIYFSVVCKNWYSIAKFNYQNRQVKNNVLPMLMIPKRKARKTRCLYGISTNTTYRFQLPLPHNKRLCGSSHGWVVKMDDIKQGTILTLLNPFKNLVSITLPPLYMPDGYKRVRYYECNVHKVFLSSNPTTRPHDYVVVAIYGMLECLAFIKAGQEFWTYVNVDYNGFTDISFYKGLVYAVGRWNNIVSFDFSNSKNSFDHEKVIPNVLQTRGDNYYAHRGYLVESLEGDLLLVRKWIGFPDDDNEDEERNLPSSGTKGFEVYKLELDLQSGKLIQKIRLDSLGDNVLFLGDNDSVSMSASYFANYLQKDSIYYTDDFYEEAPDPYPKGPFDMKIFNVKDESFSEHCPFKSWFKRMPPSIWVIPPFQWD; translated from the coding sequence ATGGAGGTAGCAGTAGATTGGGGAAACTTAGAAGCACTTCCTCTAAGTTTGATTTTTGACAAGTTGGTAGAGCGCATAGATCACATTTATTTCAGCGTGGTATGCAAGAATTGGTATTCAATTGCAAAGTTTAATTATCAGAATCGCCAAGTAAAAAACAATGTATTGCCCATGCTTATGATTCCCAAAAGAAAGGCTAGAAAAACAAGATGTTTATATGGGATTTCAACCAACACAACTTACCGCTTTCAACTACCACTACCTCATAACAAGAGGTTGTGTGGTTCGAGTCATGGTTGGGTTGTAAAGATGGATGATATTAAGCAAGGTACAATTTTAACCCTACTAAATCCATTCAAAAATCTAGTTTCCATCACTCTACCACCCCTCTACATGCCGGATGGATATAAACGAGTTAGATATTATGAATGTAATGTTCATAAGGTTTTTTTATCATCTAATCCCACAACTAGGCCACATGATTATGTTGTTGTAGCAATTTATGGTATGCTTGAATGTCTTGCTTTCATAAAAGCAGGTCAAGAGTTTTGGACTTATGTTAATGTTGATTATAATGGCTTCACCgatatttcattttataaaGGCCTAGTCTATGCGGTGGGACGATGGAATAACATTGTCTCTTTCGATTTTTCTAACTCGAAAAATTCTTTTGATCATGAGAAGGTCATTCCCAATGTTCTTCAAACCCGGGGGGATAATTATTATGCTCATAGAGGATATCTCGTGGAATCATTGGAGGGAGACTTGTTGCTTGTAAGAAAATGGATAGGTTTTCCCGATgatgacaatgaagatgaagaaaggAACCTACCTAGTAGTGGCACTAAAGGATTTGAAGTGTATAAGTTGGAATTGGATCTTCAAAGTGGTAAGCTTATACAAAAGATAAGACTTGATAGTTTGGGAGacaatgttttatttttgggtGATAATGATTCTGTCTCTATGTCGGCTTCCTATTTTGCCAATTATCTACAAAAGGATTCAATTTATTATACCGATGATTTTTACGAAGAAGCTCCGGATCCATATCCTAAAGGACCATTTGATATGAAAATCTTTAACGTAAAAGATGAAAGTTTTAGTGAACATTGCCCTTTCAAATCTTGGTTCAAACGGATGCCACCTTCAATATGGGTTATTCCACCATTTCAATGGGATTGA
- the LOC123889997 gene encoding uncharacterized protein LOC123889997, whose protein sequence is MEVAVDWGNLEALPLSLIFDKLVERIDHIYFSVVCKNWYSIAKFNYQNRQVKNNVLPMLMIPKRKARKTRYLYGISTNTTYRFQLPLPHNKRLCGSSHGWVVKMDDIKQGTILTLLNPFKNLVSITLPPLYMPDGYKRVRYYECNVHKVFLSSNPTTRPHDYVVVVSYGMRECLAFIKAGQEFWTYVNVDYYGFTDISFYKGLVYAAGRWNNIVSFDISNSKDSFDHEKVIIPNVLQTWGDDYAHRAYLVESLEGDLLLVRKWMGFPDDDDPDEERNLPSSGTKGFEVYKLELDLQSGNKLIQKIRLDSLGDNVLFLGDNDSVSMSASYFANYLQKDSIYYTDDFYEEDPRPYPNGPFDMKIFNVKDGSFSEHCPFQSWFKRMPPSLWVIPPFQWD, encoded by the coding sequence ATGGAGGTAGCAGTAGATTGGGGAAACTTAGAAGCACTTCCTCTAAGTTTGATTTTTGACAAGTTGGTAGAGCGCATAGATCACATTTATTTCAGCGTGGTATGCAAGAATTGGTATTCAATTGCAAAGTTTAATTATCAGAATCGCCAAGTAAAAAACAATGTATTGCCCATGCTTATGATTCCTAAAAGAAAGGCTAGAAAAACAAGATATTTATATGGGATTTCAACCAACACAACTTACCGCTTTCAACTACCACTACCTCATAACAAGAGGTTGTGTGGTTCGAGTCATGGTTGGGTTGTAAAGATGGATGATATTAAGCAAGGTACAATTTTAACCCTACTAAATCCATTCAAAAATCTAGTTTCCATCACTCTACCACCCCTCTACATGCCGGATGGATATAAACGAGTTAGATATTATGAATGTAATGTTCATAAGGTTTTTTTATCATCTAATCCCACAACTAGGCCACATGATTATGTTGTTGTAGTAAGTTATGGTATGCGTGAATGTCTTGCTTTCATAAAAGCGGGTCAAGAGTTTTGGACTTATGTTAATGTTGATTATTATGGCTTCACcgatatttctttttataaaggCCTAGTCTATGCGGCGGGACGATGGAATAACATTGTCTCTTTCGATATTTCTAACTCGAAAGATTCTTTTGATCATGAGAAGGTAATAATTCCCAATGTTCTTCAAACCTGGGGGGATGATTATGCTCATAGAGCATATCTTGTGGAATCATTGGAGGGAGACTTGTTGCTCGTAAGAAAATGGATGGGTTTTCCCGATGATGACGATCCAGATGAAGAAAGGAACCTACCTAGTAGTGGCACTAAAGGATTTGAAGTGTATAAGTTGGAATTGGATCTTCAAAGTGGTAATAAACTTATACAAAAGATAAGACTTGATAGTTTAGGAGacaatgttttatttttgggtGATAATGATTCTGTCTCTATGTCGGCTTCCTATTTTGCCAATTATCTACAAAAAGATTCAATTTATTATACCGATGATTTTTACGAAGAAGATCCACGTCCATATCCTAATGGACCATTTGATATGAAAATCTTTAACGTAAAAGATGGAAGTTTTAGTGAACATTGCCCTTTCCAATCTTGGTTCAAACGGATGCCACCTTCACTATGGGTTATTCCGCCATTTCAATGGGATTGA